A region of Candidatus Krumholzibacteriia bacterium DNA encodes the following proteins:
- a CDS encoding dihydroorotate dehydrogenase: MSEYTVRLGPARFANPYFAASGCFGYGLEYAAFLPPSEFGAVVTKTVTALPRTGNPVPRLQETPSGLLNSIGLQNVGLDAYLREKLPALVAAGGVPFVSIAAETVEEYARMAERLAEHEAVRAVEVNLGCPNVDTGGDRDAAEARAVERFTRTVKERLRDRAVAIKLTPNVTDIVHLARGAEQGGADAVVAINTLAGMDIDLQRRRPTFARVRAGLSGPAIFPVALLKVWEIAGAVRIPVVAVGGIASAQEALKFFMAGATAVQLGTVLYSRPTLLAEVKAGVRAFLEERGLSHPQQLRLQPDPAILIADGSDRIT, from the coding sequence ATGTCTGAGTACACCGTCCGCCTCGGTCCGGCCCGCTTCGCCAATCCGTACTTCGCCGCCTCGGGTTGTTTCGGCTATGGCCTCGAGTACGCTGCCTTCCTCCCGCCCAGCGAGTTCGGTGCGGTGGTGACGAAGACGGTGACCGCGCTGCCTCGCACCGGGAACCCCGTACCGCGTTTGCAGGAGACGCCGTCGGGCCTGCTCAACTCCATCGGCCTGCAAAATGTCGGCCTCGATGCCTACTTGCGCGAAAAGCTGCCGGCCCTGGTGGCGGCGGGTGGCGTGCCCTTCGTCAGCATCGCTGCCGAGACGGTGGAGGAGTACGCGCGGATGGCCGAGCGACTGGCCGAGCACGAGGCCGTGCGCGCCGTCGAGGTGAACCTGGGCTGTCCCAACGTGGACACCGGTGGGGACCGCGACGCCGCGGAAGCGCGGGCGGTGGAACGTTTCACCCGCACGGTGAAGGAGCGTTTGCGGGACCGGGCGGTGGCGATCAAGCTGACGCCGAACGTGACCGACATCGTGCACTTGGCCCGCGGCGCCGAGCAGGGTGGCGCCGACGCCGTGGTCGCCATCAACACGCTGGCAGGGATGGACATCGATCTCCAGCGCCGCCGGCCGACCTTCGCCCGCGTGCGCGCCGGGCTCTCGGGCCCCGCCATCTTCCCCGTGGCGCTACTCAAGGTCTGGGAGATCGCCGGGGCCGTGCGCATCCCGGTGGTCGCCGTGGGCGGCATCGCTTCGGCGCAGGAGGCTCTCAAGTTCTTCATGGCGGGAGCCACGGCCGTGCAGCTCGGCACAGTGCTCTATTCCCGGCCGACGCTTCTCGCCGAGGTGAAGGCTGGCGTGCGTGCGTTTCTGGAGGAAAGGGGCCTTTCCCACCCGCAGCAGCTGCGACTGCAGCCCGATCCGGCCATCCTGATCGCCGACGGAAGCGACCGGATCACCTGA